A single genomic interval of Dromiciops gliroides isolate mDroGli1 chromosome 1, mDroGli1.pri, whole genome shotgun sequence harbors:
- the IER2 gene encoding immediate early response gene 2 protein, with protein sequence MEAQKEAQRIMTMSVWKMYHSRMQRGGLRLHRSLQLSLVMRSARELYLSAKVETDEADLPFPTAALAPAPNLPQPMAVAEVEADSPQVSEEAILAPEPMETQEARETEKAPACSHLPPVPYATLPQRPMKANRKRRSSSLGQGGETGLVPSKKARLEEETAPAEAKAEVEAEGDLGRRQSQVEEGPFPSLARVLQKRFSGILSNTGGPPKPTAPPPSCELKPGCRQADNMINILVRTGGGFLTGARTRTVPIALAGPS encoded by the coding sequence ATGGAAGCACAGAAGGAAGCGCAGCGTATTATGACCATGTCGGTGTGGAAGATGTACCATTCGCGCATGCAGCGGGGCGGCCTGAGGTTGCACCGGAGCCTTCAGCTATCGCTGGTCATGCGGAGCGCCAGGGAGCTCTACCTCTCCGCCAAGGTAGAGACAGACGAGGCGGACCTACCCTTCCCGACCGCGGCCCTGGCTCCCGCCCCGAACCTGCCCCAGCCCATGGCCGTAGCAGAAGTCGAAGCTGATTCTCCGCAAGTGTCTGAAGAGGCGATCCTGGCCCCAGAACCCATGGAAACACAAGAAGCTAGGGAAACCGAGAAGGCGCCCGCCTGCAGCCACCTGCCTCCAGTGCCCTATGCCACTCTGCCTCAGCGCCCGATGAAAGCCAACCGCAAGCGGCGGAGCAGTAGCTTGGGACAGGGTGGGGAAACCGGGCTGGTCCCCAGCAAGAAAGCTAGGTTGGAGGAAGAAACGGCTCCGGCTGAAGCGAAGGCTGAGGTCGAGGCTGAGGGTGATTTGGGGAGGCGGCAGTCGCAGGTGGAGGAGGGGCCCTTCCCCAGTCTGGCCCGAGTTTTACAAAAGCGCTTCTCCGGCATCTTGAGTAACACCGGGGGCCCACCAAAGCCCACTGCCCCGCCTCCCTCCTGTGAACTCAAGCCGGGTTGCCGCCAGGCAGACAACATGATAAACATCTTGGTGCGGACCGGTGGTGGCTTTCTAACTGGAGCCCGGACTCGGACTGTGCCCATAGCTTTAGCTGGCCCGAGCTAA